The Allochromatium tepidum genome has a window encoding:
- the rsmB gene encoding 16S rRNA (cytosine(967)-C(5))-methyltransferase RsmB — protein MAERRRSHTSTAASPGAEPRAAAARALHAVLDRGQSLTRVLQADRTPRSAADQALVQEMVYGALRLLPRLRLIAGRLLERPLKPRDGDLQALILIGLYQLGFMKTPSHAAVSATVEATRLLGKPRMAGLINALLRRFQREHEALPAWIDTQPESRWLFPDWLLERLRADWPDDWESIVSVCNERAPMALRVNPLRGTRADALAELEAAGIGAQAIDGLDTGVLLDQPCAMRELPGFDTGRVSIQDSGAQLAARLLDAQPGERVLDACAAPGGKTAAILERAGNALDLVAIDSDAVRLATVGTTLDRLGLSAQVLVGDAADPHGDWTARPFDRILLDVPCSATGVIRRHPDIKWLRRPEDIRALAATQSRILDAIWPLLRPGGRLLYATCSLLAEENEHQVDAFLARRADARVLDPATDWGRPRPPGRQLLPTTQGHDGFFYALLAKDAP, from the coding sequence TTGGCTGAGCGCAGACGTTCCCACACCTCGACCGCCGCCTCGCCGGGTGCCGAACCGCGCGCCGCCGCCGCGCGCGCCCTGCATGCGGTGCTCGATCGCGGTCAGTCGCTCACGCGCGTGCTGCAAGCCGACCGGACACCACGTTCGGCGGCCGATCAGGCGCTGGTGCAGGAAATGGTCTATGGCGCGCTGCGTCTGCTGCCGCGTCTGCGGCTCATCGCCGGTCGTCTGCTCGAACGCCCGCTCAAGCCGCGCGACGGCGATCTACAAGCACTGATCCTGATCGGGCTCTATCAGCTCGGCTTCATGAAGACGCCGTCGCACGCGGCGGTCTCGGCCACGGTCGAGGCCACGCGCCTGCTCGGCAAGCCCCGGATGGCAGGTCTGATCAACGCGCTCCTGCGACGCTTCCAGCGCGAGCACGAAGCCTTGCCGGCCTGGATCGACACCCAGCCCGAGTCGCGCTGGCTCTTCCCCGACTGGCTGCTCGAACGGCTGCGCGCGGACTGGCCGGACGACTGGGAGTCGATCGTGTCGGTCTGCAACGAACGCGCGCCCATGGCCCTGCGCGTCAATCCGCTCCGGGGAACGCGCGCGGACGCTCTGGCCGAGCTGGAAGCCGCCGGCATCGGCGCACAGGCCATCGACGGACTGGATACCGGCGTCCTGCTCGATCAGCCATGTGCCATGCGCGAACTTCCGGGCTTCGATACAGGCCGGGTCTCGATCCAGGACAGTGGGGCGCAACTGGCCGCGCGTCTGCTCGACGCCCAGCCCGGCGAGCGGGTGCTCGACGCCTGTGCCGCGCCCGGCGGCAAGACGGCGGCCATCCTGGAGCGCGCCGGCAACGCGCTCGACCTGGTCGCCATCGACAGCGATGCCGTGCGCCTGGCCACGGTCGGCACGACGCTCGACCGGCTCGGACTCAGCGCCCAGGTGCTGGTCGGCGATGCGGCCGATCCGCACGGCGACTGGACCGCCCGTCCCTTCGACCGCATCCTGCTCGACGTGCCCTGCTCGGCGACCGGCGTCATCCGCCGTCATCCCGACATCAAATGGCTGCGCCGTCCCGAAGACATCAGAGCACTCGCCGCCACCCAGTCGCGCATCCTGGACGCCATCTGGCCGCTGCTGCGCCCAGGCGGACGTCTGCTCTATGCCACCTGCTCGCTGCTCGCCGAGGAGAACGAGCATCAGGTCGACGCCTTCCTCGCCCGCCGTGCCGACGCGCGCGTGCTGGATCCGGCGACCGACTGGGGCCGCCCGCGTCCGCCCGGACGCCAGCTCCTACCGACCACTCAGGGACATGACGGCTTCTTCTACGCCCTGCTCGCCAAGGATGCGCCATGA
- the fmt gene encoding methionyl-tRNA formyltransferase, translated as MKPLRLLFAGTPDFAVPCLAALLDAGHEVIGVYTQPDRPAGRGRKLQMSPVKTLALDRGLAVHQPESLKRDPEAVERLRALGADLMVVVAYGLLLPVSVLEAPRLGCVNVHASLLPRWRGAAPIQRAILAGDTETGVCIMQMEAGLDTGPVYHRVATPIDPRETGGTLHDRLAEIGARALVEALPGIAEGSPAPEPQDDALATYAHKLSKDEATIDWSAPADAIERQVRAFDPWPVAQTILDGATLRIWSAEAESESDAEGSAAPGTVVGADRTGIRVATGAGRLRITRLQPAGKKPMSAADYLNARHLDGARFG; from the coding sequence ATGAAACCGCTTCGCCTCCTGTTCGCCGGCACGCCCGATTTCGCCGTTCCCTGTCTCGCCGCCCTGCTCGACGCCGGGCATGAGGTGATCGGCGTCTACACCCAGCCCGACCGCCCGGCCGGACGCGGACGCAAGCTCCAGATGAGTCCGGTGAAGACGCTGGCGCTCGATCGCGGTCTCGCTGTCCATCAGCCCGAGAGCCTCAAGCGCGATCCCGAGGCGGTCGAACGACTGCGCGCGCTCGGGGCCGATCTGATGGTGGTGGTCGCCTATGGTCTGCTGCTGCCGGTCTCGGTGCTGGAAGCGCCCCGGCTCGGCTGTGTCAACGTCCATGCCTCGCTGCTGCCGCGCTGGCGCGGCGCGGCGCCGATCCAGCGCGCCATCCTCGCCGGTGACACGGAGACGGGCGTCTGCATCATGCAGATGGAGGCCGGACTCGACACCGGGCCTGTCTATCACCGGGTCGCCACCCCGATCGATCCGCGCGAGACCGGCGGCACCCTGCACGACCGGCTCGCCGAAATCGGTGCGCGCGCGCTCGTCGAGGCCCTGCCCGGTATCGCCGAGGGTTCGCCTGCACCCGAACCTCAGGACGATGCCCTGGCCACCTATGCCCACAAGCTCAGCAAGGATGAGGCGACGATCGATTGGAGCGCTCCCGCCGATGCCATCGAGCGTCAGGTGCGGGCTTTCGATCCCTGGCCGGTCGCTCAGACGATCCTGGATGGCGCCACGCTGCGCATCTGGTCGGCCGAGGCGGAGTCTGAGAGCGACGCTGAGGGTTCAGCGGCCCCAGGAACCGTCGTCGGGGCCGATCGTACCGGCATCCGGGTCGCCACCGGCGCGGGTCGGCTGCGCATCACGCGCCTGCAACCGGCGGGCAAGAAACCCATGAGCGCCGCGGACTATCTGAACGCGCGACACCTGGACGGCGCGCGTTTTGGCTGA
- a CDS encoding TrkH family potassium uptake protein, translating into MKFDAVQKVLGLLLAIFSFSMLTPVVVSLIYDEGGAGPFLAAFTLIFGLGLLILLPVARSREVLRVRDGFLVVVLFWTVLGPAGALPFWLAPNPNVSMTDAVFESISGLTTTGATVIIGLDHLPKSILFYRQQLQWLGGMGIIVLAVAVLPMLGVGGMQLFRAEMPGPMKDSKLTPRITETAKALWYIYLWMTIVCALAYWWAGMTVFDAVGHAFSTVAIGGFSTHDQSIGYFDSTAIELIAVTFMVLAGMSFTLHFMVVRRQDPRIYFQDSEFRLYLLVLVTVIAITTLALYESRTYTTWWEAFTKGLFQAVSISTTTGFATAEFYAWPPFLQILLLLASFIGGCAGSTGGGIKVIRFLLLIKQGVREIGRLIHPNAQIPVRIGGKTVNHRVVDAVWGFFSLYVASFILMYLMLAATGLDLVTAFSAVAACINNLGPGLARVGPHYADLNDTAKWILCFAMLLGRLEIFTLLVLLSPAFWQR; encoded by the coding sequence ATGAAGTTCGACGCGGTCCAGAAGGTACTGGGGCTGTTGCTGGCCATCTTCAGCTTCAGCATGCTGACCCCGGTGGTCGTCTCGCTCATCTACGACGAGGGCGGCGCCGGACCCTTTCTGGCGGCCTTCACGCTGATCTTCGGCCTGGGGCTGCTGATCCTGCTGCCGGTGGCGCGCTCGCGCGAGGTGCTGCGGGTGCGCGACGGCTTTCTGGTCGTGGTGCTGTTCTGGACCGTGCTCGGGCCGGCCGGCGCCCTGCCCTTTTGGCTGGCGCCGAATCCGAATGTCTCGATGACGGATGCGGTGTTCGAGTCGATCTCGGGGCTGACGACCACCGGGGCCACGGTCATCATCGGTCTGGACCATCTGCCCAAGTCGATCCTGTTCTATCGTCAGCAGCTCCAGTGGCTCGGCGGCATGGGCATCATCGTGCTGGCGGTGGCGGTGCTGCCGATGCTCGGGGTCGGCGGCATGCAGCTCTTCCGCGCCGAGATGCCCGGCCCCATGAAGGACTCCAAGCTCACGCCGCGCATCACCGAGACGGCCAAGGCGCTGTGGTACATCTATCTGTGGATGACCATCGTCTGCGCACTCGCCTACTGGTGGGCGGGGATGACGGTGTTCGATGCCGTCGGGCATGCCTTCTCGACCGTGGCCATCGGCGGTTTCTCGACCCACGATCAGAGCATCGGCTATTTCGACAGCACCGCCATCGAGCTGATCGCCGTGACCTTCATGGTACTGGCCGGGATGAGCTTCACGCTGCACTTCATGGTCGTGCGGCGTCAGGATCCGCGTATCTATTTCCAGGACAGCGAATTCAGGCTCTATCTGCTCGTGCTCGTGACGGTCATCGCCATCACGACCCTGGCGCTCTATGAGAGCCGGACCTATACGACCTGGTGGGAGGCGTTCACCAAGGGGTTGTTCCAGGCCGTTTCGATCAGCACCACCACCGGCTTTGCGACCGCCGAGTTCTATGCCTGGCCGCCGTTCCTCCAGATCCTGCTGTTGTTGGCCAGTTTCATCGGGGGCTGTGCCGGCTCCACCGGCGGCGGGATCAAGGTCATCCGCTTCCTGCTGCTCATCAAACAGGGTGTGCGCGAGATCGGACGTCTGATCCATCCCAATGCGCAGATTCCGGTGCGTATCGGCGGCAAGACGGTCAATCATCGCGTGGTCGATGCGGTCTGGGGGTTCTTCTCGCTCTATGTGGCGAGCTTCATCCTCATGTATCTGATGCTCGCCGCCACCGGGCTGGATCTGGTGACGGCGTTTTCGGCGGTGGCGGCCTGTATCAACAACCTGGGACCGGGGCTGGCCAGGGTCGGTCCGCACTACGCCGATCTCAACGATACCGCCAAATGGATCCTCTGCTTCGCCATGCTGCTCGGGCGGCTGGAGATCTTCACCCTGCTGGTGCTGCTGTCACCGGCGTTCTGGCAGCGCTGA
- a CDS encoding sigma-54-dependent transcriptional regulator: MSATHILVVDDEPDIRGLVKEILEDEGYAVAVAENGEAARHALRDRRPDLILLDIWMPDVDGISLLKEWAEDDELPCPVIMMSGHGTVETAVEATRLGAYDFLEKPLSMAKLLLTVERALEADKLQQENIGLKRRAPQVHEPVGRSAVMQRLREQVKRIAQHDTWVLITGEAGSGRETFARYLHSQSARKERPFIDLSVSSLAGGNAARELFGVEEGEHTHYGSLEKASGGTLLLDEVADMEWEAQSKLLGALDSGSFLRVGGSEPVRIDVRIVAITQRNLEEEVRAGRFREDLFYHLNVVPLNIPPLDEHAEDVPDLLNFYLDYFATHEKLPYRRFSVGAQNFLRNYGWPGNVRELKNLVQRVLILGAGDEISQKEVESALGAPPPVQIQTLDGLVSFDQPLRQAREKFEKAYLDYQLEKHQGNVSKMAKEAGMERTHLYRKLRSLGIEIKERR; encoded by the coding sequence ATGAGTGCAACCCATATCCTGGTCGTCGACGACGAACCCGACATCCGCGGCTTGGTCAAGGAGATCCTCGAAGACGAGGGCTATGCCGTGGCCGTGGCCGAGAACGGCGAGGCCGCGCGGCACGCCCTGCGCGATCGCCGTCCCGATCTGATCCTGCTCGACATCTGGATGCCCGACGTCGACGGCATCTCGCTGCTCAAGGAATGGGCCGAGGACGACGAGCTGCCCTGTCCGGTGATCATGATGTCGGGTCACGGCACGGTGGAGACGGCGGTCGAGGCCACCCGGCTCGGGGCCTACGACTTCCTCGAAAAGCCGCTGTCGATGGCCAAGCTGTTGCTGACGGTCGAGCGGGCACTCGAGGCCGACAAGCTCCAGCAGGAGAACATCGGACTCAAACGCCGTGCGCCCCAGGTCCATGAGCCGGTCGGACGCAGCGCGGTCATGCAGCGACTGCGCGAGCAGGTCAAGCGCATCGCCCAGCACGACACCTGGGTGCTCATCACCGGCGAGGCCGGCAGCGGACGCGAGACCTTCGCGCGCTATCTGCACTCGCAGAGCGCACGCAAGGAACGTCCCTTCATCGACCTGAGCGTCTCCTCACTGGCCGGCGGCAATGCCGCGCGCGAGCTGTTCGGCGTCGAGGAGGGCGAGCACACGCACTACGGGAGCCTGGAAAAAGCGTCCGGCGGCACCCTGCTGCTCGACGAGGTCGCCGACATGGAATGGGAGGCGCAGTCCAAGCTGCTCGGGGCGCTCGACAGTGGTTCCTTCCTGCGCGTCGGCGGCAGCGAGCCGGTGCGTATCGATGTACGCATCGTCGCCATCACCCAGCGCAATCTGGAAGAAGAGGTGCGCGCCGGACGCTTCCGCGAGGATCTGTTCTACCATCTCAACGTGGTGCCGCTGAACATCCCGCCGCTCGACGAGCACGCCGAGGACGTGCCCGATCTGCTCAACTTCTATCTCGACTACTTCGCCACCCACGAGAAGCTGCCCTACCGGCGCTTCAGCGTCGGCGCCCAGAACTTCCTGCGCAACTACGGCTGGCCGGGCAATGTGCGCGAATTGAAGAACCTGGTGCAGCGGGTGCTGATCCTGGGCGCCGGCGACGAGATCAGCCAGAAAGAGGTCGAGAGCGCGCTCGGTGCCCCGCCGCCGGTCCAGATCCAGACGCTCGACGGGCTGGTGTCCTTCGATCAGCCGCTGCGTCAGGCGCGCGAAAAGTTTGAAAAGGCCTATCTCGACTATCAGCTCGAAAAGCACCAGGGCAACGTCAGCAAGATGGCCAAGGAGGCCGGGATGGAACGCACCCATCTCTACCGCAAGCTGCGCTCGCTCGGGATCGAGATCAAGGAGCGGCGTTGA
- a CDS encoding sensor histidine kinase: MASKPLSRHRGLGMLPVALLILGLFGVLVLMRDAVENSETLSRAFLPLLSVVLAGLAVLAVLVAVNIVKLVRRYRRQAAGSRLTARIVVLFSLISLLPVGAVYYFSLGFLLRGIDSWFDVEIGRAMQDALVLNQASLDLNQRLLVKISEQLLAGIEDRSSTAIALSLNDLRRRAGAIELTVYGAGGQVLGTANEDPTQLVPSQAEREIHHSVRAGTNYVGLESGPGNELVVRTLVRDLRGRPMLLQGVFPTSARISELSNRLEDAYNRYTELAYLRQSLKLSFSLTLSLVLAFGLMAALIAAFHTARRLVAPIADIARATRSISDGDYEQQIALPRHDDELTFLVASFNAMSRRIAQARDAAAHSKQAVETQRNYLETILGRLSSGVVAFDEGRRLRTANPAALQILALDLDETREPVTLEGLERASPWLTPWTETVRRHIAEAQPWRAEVTLQRDETSQTLMCRGSPLPLPDATQRGHVVVFDDITSLIVAQRNAAWAEVARRLAHEIKNPLTPIRLSAERLRHKLLAKAEEIDARLIERATGTIIQQVEAMKAMVNDFSDYAKSPRLQAEPFVFDRLAREVLDLYRSAGVPALRISLGAPEAQVRGDPLRLRQVIHNLIKNAQEALEGRDEARIEVGTELVQIDDTPYVQFRVADNGPGFEPQLMDRLFEPYVTTKSKGTGLGLAIVKKIIEEHGGMIGVENRDSGALIRIRLPVWQATAMAVHGREQHEA; encoded by the coding sequence GTGGCCTCTAAACCGTTGAGCCGGCATCGCGGACTCGGCATGCTGCCGGTCGCGCTCCTGATCCTCGGACTCTTCGGAGTCCTGGTGCTGATGCGCGACGCCGTGGAGAACTCCGAGACGCTCAGCCGCGCCTTCCTGCCGCTGCTGTCGGTGGTCCTGGCCGGACTGGCGGTGCTGGCGGTACTGGTGGCCGTCAACATCGTCAAACTGGTGCGCCGCTACCGGCGCCAGGCCGCCGGCTCGCGCCTGACGGCGCGCATCGTGGTGCTGTTCTCGCTGATCTCGCTGCTGCCGGTGGGCGCCGTCTACTATTTCTCGCTCGGCTTCCTGCTGCGCGGCATCGATAGCTGGTTCGACGTCGAGATCGGGCGTGCCATGCAGGATGCCCTGGTGCTCAATCAGGCGTCGCTCGATCTCAATCAGCGCCTGCTGGTCAAGATCAGCGAGCAACTGCTGGCCGGGATCGAGGACCGTTCGTCGACCGCCATTGCACTCAGTCTCAACGATCTGCGCCGCCGTGCCGGCGCCATCGAGCTGACCGTCTATGGCGCCGGCGGTCAGGTGCTGGGCACGGCCAACGAGGATCCGACCCAATTGGTCCCCAGTCAGGCCGAACGCGAGATCCATCACAGCGTGCGCGCCGGCACCAACTATGTCGGACTCGAAAGCGGTCCGGGCAACGAGCTGGTCGTGCGCACCCTGGTCCGGGATCTGCGCGGACGTCCGATGTTGCTGCAGGGCGTCTTCCCGACCTCGGCGCGCATCAGCGAGCTGTCCAACCGGCTGGAGGACGCCTACAACCGCTATACGGAGCTGGCCTACCTGCGCCAGTCGCTCAAGCTGAGTTTCTCACTCACCCTCTCGCTGGTGCTCGCGTTCGGACTCATGGCCGCGCTCATCGCCGCCTTCCACACGGCACGCCGGCTGGTGGCGCCGATCGCCGACATCGCCCGCGCCACGCGCTCGATCTCGGACGGCGACTACGAGCAGCAGATCGCCCTGCCCCGTCACGACGACGAGCTGACCTTCCTGGTCGCCTCCTTCAACGCCATGTCGCGCCGCATCGCCCAGGCACGCGACGCGGCGGCACACAGCAAGCAGGCCGTCGAAACCCAGCGCAACTACCTGGAGACCATCCTCGGGCGTCTGTCCTCGGGCGTGGTGGCCTTCGACGAGGGCCGGCGACTGCGCACGGCCAATCCGGCCGCGCTCCAGATCCTGGCGCTCGATCTCGATGAGACCCGAGAACCCGTCACGCTCGAAGGCCTGGAGCGCGCCAGCCCCTGGCTCACGCCCTGGACCGAGACGGTGCGCCGTCATATCGCCGAAGCCCAACCCTGGCGCGCGGAGGTGACGCTGCAACGCGACGAGACCAGCCAGACGCTCATGTGCCGCGGCAGTCCGCTGCCCCTGCCCGATGCCACCCAACGCGGTCATGTGGTGGTGTTCGACGACATCACCTCACTGATCGTCGCCCAGCGCAACGCGGCCTGGGCCGAGGTCGCGCGCCGGCTCGCCCACGAGATCAAGAATCCGCTCACGCCGATCCGACTCTCGGCCGAGCGTCTGCGTCACAAGCTGCTGGCCAAAGCCGAGGAGATCGACGCGCGCCTCATCGAGCGGGCCACCGGCACCATCATCCAGCAGGTCGAGGCCATGAAGGCGATGGTCAACGACTTCTCGGACTACGCCAAGAGTCCCAGGCTCCAGGCCGAGCCCTTCGTCTTCGACCGGCTGGCGCGCGAGGTGCTGGATCTCTATCGCAGCGCGGGCGTGCCGGCGCTCAGGATCAGCCTGGGGGCGCCCGAAGCCCAGGTGCGGGGCGATCCCTTGCGACTGCGGCAGGTCATCCATAATCTGATCAAGAACGCCCAGGAAGCCCTGGAGGGGCGTGACGAGGCACGCATCGAGGTCGGCACCGAACTCGTCCAGATCGACGACACGCCCTATGTGCAGTTCCGGGTCGCCGACAATGGTCCGGGCTTCGAGCCGCAACTCATGGATCGGCTGTTCGAGCCCTATGTCACCACCAAGTCCAAGGGCACGGGCCTGGGTCTGGCGATCGTCAAGAAGATAATCGAGGAACATGGCGGTATGATCGGAGTCGAGAATCGCGATTCCGGCGCCCTGATCCGGATCCGCCTACCAGTCTGGCAAGCGACCGCTATGGCGGTCCATGGTCGGGAGCAACACGAAGCATGA
- a CDS encoding DUF4390 domain-containing protein: protein MTPRKVSRVTLILVLSVLLALAAEAPARSGFSVKQAQVRPEAGQLVLNAGVDFAFSEPVLEALDHGVPLTLVFHVQVRRTKAWMWEDSLVDEQWRYAIRYRPLSERYEVYRLPGTQGHDFVTRDAAIRALGELTDQALIGLDRLDPEEDYELQIKVFLDIEELPLPLRPMAYLKPSWKLSSGWTKWPLNR from the coding sequence ATGACCCCCCGCAAGGTCTCGCGTGTCACGCTGATCCTTGTCCTGAGCGTCCTGCTGGCGCTCGCCGCCGAGGCGCCGGCGCGCTCGGGCTTCAGCGTCAAGCAGGCCCAGGTCAGACCCGAGGCCGGACAACTGGTCCTGAACGCCGGGGTCGACTTCGCGTTCAGCGAACCCGTGCTGGAGGCGCTCGATCATGGCGTGCCCCTGACGCTGGTCTTCCATGTGCAGGTGCGCCGCACCAAGGCCTGGATGTGGGAGGACAGTCTGGTCGACGAGCAGTGGCGCTATGCCATCCGCTATCGGCCGCTCTCCGAGCGCTACGAGGTCTATCGGCTGCCGGGCACGCAGGGGCACGATTTCGTCACCCGTGATGCGGCCATCCGCGCCCTGGGCGAGCTCACCGACCAGGCCCTCATCGGACTCGACCGGCTCGATCCGGAAGAAGACTACGAACTCCAGATCAAGGTCTTCCTGGACATCGAGGAGCTGCCCCTGCCCTTGCGTCCCATGGCCTATCTCAAGCCATCCTGGAAACTCTCGAGCGGTTGGACCAAGTGGCCTCTAAACCGTTGA
- the trkA gene encoding Trk system potassium transporter TrkA, producing the protein MKIIILGAGQVGSSVAANLVSEANDITVVDQDGDLLRDLQDRFDLRTVQGHGAHPDVLVRAGAEDADMIIAVTNSDETNMVACQVAYTLFHTPTKIARVRAQSFLDQPKLFGTEALPIDVAISPEALVTDYILRLIENPGTLQVLDFAGGRIRMVAVRAFHGGPLVGQELRALHEHMPHVKVRVAAIYRQDHAIQPEGDTRIEVDDEVFFVAAPAHIRTVMGELRRLDPSYKRLIIAGGGNIGTRLAKALEPNYRVKLIEHNLKRCKQIAEDLERTIVLHGDAADQELLLEENIENTDVFCAVTNDDEANIISAMLAKRLGARKVMALINRPPYVDLVQSGAIDIAISPQQATIGSLLKHVRRGDVVMVHSLRRGAAEAIEAIAHGDPTSSKVVGRRISELKLPKGAVIGALVRGDDVLIAHGETLIESEDHVILFLQDKRRIQEVERLFQVGVTFL; encoded by the coding sequence ATGAAGATCATCATCCTCGGCGCCGGTCAGGTCGGTTCCTCGGTGGCGGCCAATCTGGTCAGCGAGGCCAACGACATCACTGTGGTCGATCAGGACGGCGATCTGCTGCGCGACTTGCAGGATCGCTTCGATCTGCGCACGGTGCAGGGTCACGGTGCCCATCCGGACGTGCTGGTCCGCGCCGGCGCCGAGGACGCCGACATGATCATCGCCGTCACCAACAGCGACGAGACCAACATGGTCGCCTGTCAGGTGGCCTATACGCTCTTCCATACCCCGACCAAGATCGCGCGGGTGCGCGCCCAGAGCTTTCTCGATCAGCCCAAACTCTTCGGCACCGAAGCCCTGCCGATCGATGTCGCCATCAGTCCCGAGGCGCTGGTGACGGATTACATCCTGCGTCTGATCGAGAATCCGGGCACGCTCCAGGTGCTCGACTTCGCCGGTGGGCGCATCCGGATGGTGGCGGTGCGCGCCTTCCACGGCGGGCCGCTGGTCGGTCAGGAACTGCGCGCGCTCCATGAGCACATGCCGCACGTCAAGGTGCGCGTGGCGGCCATCTATCGTCAGGATCACGCCATCCAGCCCGAGGGCGATACCCGCATCGAGGTCGACGACGAGGTGTTCTTCGTCGCCGCGCCGGCGCACATCCGGACCGTGATGGGCGAGCTGCGCCGGCTCGATCCGTCCTACAAGCGCCTGATCATCGCCGGCGGCGGCAATATCGGCACGCGGTTGGCCAAGGCGCTGGAACCGAACTACCGGGTCAAGCTCATCGAACACAACCTCAAGCGCTGCAAACAGATCGCCGAGGATCTGGAGCGTACCATCGTGCTCCACGGTGATGCCGCTGATCAGGAACTGCTGCTGGAAGAGAACATCGAGAACACGGATGTCTTCTGTGCCGTCACCAACGACGACGAGGCCAACATCATCTCGGCGATGCTGGCCAAGCGGCTCGGGGCGCGCAAGGTGATGGCGCTCATCAACCGCCCGCCCTATGTGGATCTGGTGCAGTCCGGCGCCATCGATATCGCCATCTCGCCCCAGCAGGCCACCATCGGCAGTCTGCTCAAGCATGTGCGGCGCGGCGACGTGGTCATGGTGCACTCGCTGCGACGCGGCGCGGCCGAGGCGATCGAGGCCATCGCCCACGGCGATCCGACCTCCAGCAAGGTGGTCGGGCGGCGGATCTCGGAGTTGAAGCTGCCCAAGGGGGCCGTCATCGGCGCCTTGGTGCGCGGCGACGATGTGCTGATCGCGCATGGTGAGACCCTCATCGAGTCCGAGGACCACGTCATCCTCTTCCTGCAGGACAAGCGCCGCATCCAGGAGGTCGAGCGACTGTTCCAGGTCGGCGTCACCTTTCTATGA
- the def gene encoding peptide deformylase — protein sequence MAILDILTFPDPRLRKKAQPVEQVDDRIRRLVDDMLETMYAAPGIGLAATQVDVQRRIIVIDVSEGHDTPLCFINPRLVAREGTEQMDEGCLSVPGFFETVTRAERVTVEALDRDGQPFRLDADGLLAVCIQHEIDHLDGKLFVDHISILKRQRIRHKLEKQRKEREHAEAARARSTAEPRRSAI from the coding sequence ATGGCCATACTCGATATCCTCACTTTTCCCGACCCGCGACTGCGTAAGAAGGCACAGCCCGTCGAGCAGGTCGACGACCGGATCCGCCGACTGGTCGACGACATGCTCGAAACCATGTATGCCGCCCCCGGCATCGGACTGGCCGCGACCCAGGTCGACGTCCAGCGCCGGATCATCGTCATCGACGTCTCCGAGGGACACGACACGCCGCTGTGCTTCATCAATCCGCGCCTCGTTGCGCGCGAGGGCACCGAGCAGATGGACGAGGGTTGTCTGTCCGTCCCCGGTTTCTTCGAGACCGTGACCCGTGCCGAGCGCGTGACGGTCGAGGCGCTCGATCGCGACGGCCAGCCCTTCAGGCTCGACGCCGATGGTCTGCTCGCCGTCTGCATCCAGCATGAGATCGACCATCTCGACGGCAAGCTCTTCGTCGATCACATCTCCATCCTCAAGCGCCAGCGCATCCGCCACAAGCTGGAGAAGCAGCGCAAGGAGCGCGAACACGCGGAGGCCGCGCGCGCGCGTTCGACCGCCGAGCCGCGCCGTAGCGCCATCTGA
- the mobB gene encoding molybdopterin-guanine dinucleotide biosynthesis protein B yields MTTSRNSPDLPVLGFVAPSGSGKTTLLRRLVATLQARGLRVGYLKHAHHSFDLDRPGKDSYEIRAAGAAQTLLASRERWALQVENDIKGEDPDLESMLARFERDRLDLVLVEGFKHARYPKIEVYRAELGQPPLYPDDPEIIALVTDDPPPVFPHPPVLPLTGIEELVDFVISAARTPVTAAPAG; encoded by the coding sequence ATGACCACGTCCCGGAACTCACCCGATCTCCCCGTACTCGGCTTCGTCGCGCCCAGCGGCAGCGGCAAGACGACGCTGCTGCGGCGTCTGGTCGCGACGCTCCAGGCGCGCGGGTTGCGCGTCGGCTATCTCAAGCACGCCCACCACAGCTTCGATCTGGATCGTCCGGGCAAGGACAGCTACGAGATCCGCGCCGCCGGGGCGGCTCAGACCTTGCTCGCCTCGCGCGAGCGCTGGGCCTTGCAGGTGGAGAACGACATCAAGGGCGAAGATCCGGATCTGGAATCCATGCTGGCGCGTTTCGAGCGCGACCGGCTCGACTTGGTGCTGGTCGAGGGCTTCAAGCACGCCCGCTATCCCAAGATCGAGGTCTATCGCGCCGAACTGGGTCAGCCGCCGCTCTATCCGGACGACCCCGAGATCATCGCGCTTGTGACCGACGATCCGCCGCCCGTCTTTCCTCATCCGCCCGTGCTGCCATTGACCGGGATCGAGGAACTGGTCGATTTCGTGATCAGCGCTGCCAGAACGCCGGTGACAGCAGCACCAGCAGGGTGA